One window of Brevibacillus choshinensis genomic DNA carries:
- the purL gene encoding phosphoribosylformylglycinamidine synthase subunit PurL codes for MSQLTHKEPTAEQIADQKIYREIGLTDEEYQRVVDIIGRKPNWTETGLYSVMWSEHCSYKNSKPVLRRFPTKGPRVLQGPGEGAGIVDIGDNQAVVFKIESHNHPSAIEPYQGAATGVGGIIRDVFSMGARPIAVLNSLRFGELKTPRVKYLFEHVVAGIAGYGNCIGIPTVGGEVNFDPTYEGNPLVNAMCVGLIDHEKIQKGVASGIGNPVIYVGASTGRDGIHGATFASEELTEESEKKRPAVQVGDPFMEKLLLEACLELIDTGIVVGIQDMGAAGLTSSSSEMASKAGNGIEMNLDLVPQREAGMSAYEMMLSESQERMLVVVEKGKEAEAIAIFDKWGLASAVVGKVTEDSLLRLLHNGEVVAEVPVNSLADDAPVYHRPSAVPAYYEANANVDAVAAINQPADLNETLKSLLAQPTVANKSWVYEQYDHIVRANTAVKPGSDAAVVMVRGTRKALAMSTDCNGRYVYLDPKVGGAIAVAESARNVVCSGAEPLAITDCLNFGSPEKPEVFWQFEKACEGMSEACVALDSPVIGGNVSFYNERSGDAIYPTPTVGMVGLITDVDHITTQNFKHEGDAIILLGETFAELGGSEYQKMATGSISGRPPQIDLAKEAAVQKLTLAAIRKGLVKSAHDLSEGGLGVALAESCFGENFGAQVTLESALRPDVLLFSESQSRILLSASNDQVEALLALAAEHGVPAGQIGTTGGESLVISVNGTEAVNASIQEVKAAWKDAIPCLIG; via the coding sequence GTGTCACAACTCACGCATAAAGAACCGACAGCCGAACAAATTGCCGATCAGAAAATCTACCGCGAGATTGGTCTGACGGATGAAGAATACCAACGCGTCGTAGATATCATCGGCCGCAAACCGAACTGGACAGAGACTGGTCTTTACAGCGTCATGTGGTCGGAGCACTGCTCGTACAAAAACTCCAAGCCAGTATTGCGTCGCTTCCCAACCAAAGGTCCTCGTGTTTTGCAAGGTCCAGGGGAAGGCGCAGGCATCGTGGACATCGGCGATAACCAAGCCGTTGTTTTCAAAATCGAGAGTCATAACCACCCATCTGCGATCGAACCTTACCAAGGTGCGGCGACAGGGGTAGGCGGAATTATCCGTGACGTGTTCTCGATGGGCGCGCGTCCGATTGCTGTACTCAACTCGCTTCGTTTCGGGGAGCTAAAGACTCCTCGTGTCAAATATTTGTTTGAACACGTAGTTGCAGGGATCGCTGGCTACGGTAACTGCATCGGAATTCCGACAGTAGGCGGCGAAGTAAACTTTGACCCGACCTACGAAGGCAATCCACTGGTAAACGCGATGTGCGTCGGTCTCATTGACCACGAGAAAATTCAAAAGGGTGTTGCTTCGGGTATTGGCAATCCCGTTATCTATGTAGGCGCAAGCACAGGCCGCGATGGGATTCACGGTGCTACCTTCGCATCTGAAGAGCTCACCGAAGAATCTGAGAAAAAGCGTCCAGCGGTACAAGTCGGCGACCCGTTCATGGAAAAACTGCTTCTGGAAGCATGTCTGGAACTCATCGACACCGGTATCGTTGTAGGAATTCAGGACATGGGAGCAGCAGGACTCACCAGCTCCAGCTCCGAGATGGCTTCCAAAGCGGGTAACGGAATCGAGATGAATCTGGATCTGGTTCCGCAACGCGAAGCAGGCATGTCTGCTTATGAAATGATGCTGTCCGAATCGCAAGAGCGCATGCTTGTTGTCGTAGAAAAAGGCAAGGAAGCAGAAGCGATCGCGATCTTTGACAAATGGGGCTTGGCATCCGCAGTCGTGGGTAAAGTAACAGAAGACAGCTTGTTGCGCCTCTTGCACAACGGTGAAGTAGTTGCTGAAGTACCTGTTAACAGCCTGGCTGACGACGCTCCTGTGTATCATCGTCCATCGGCAGTTCCTGCTTACTATGAGGCAAATGCCAACGTAGATGCAGTAGCGGCGATCAACCAGCCTGCTGATTTGAACGAAACGCTAAAAAGCTTGCTTGCCCAACCGACTGTAGCGAACAAATCGTGGGTGTATGAGCAATACGATCACATCGTACGTGCAAACACAGCGGTCAAGCCTGGTTCTGACGCAGCTGTTGTCATGGTTCGCGGCACACGCAAGGCACTGGCGATGAGCACAGACTGCAACGGCCGTTATGTGTACCTCGATCCAAAAGTGGGCGGCGCGATTGCAGTAGCAGAATCTGCTCGCAACGTCGTTTGCTCCGGTGCAGAACCACTGGCGATCACCGACTGCCTCAACTTCGGTAGTCCGGAAAAGCCTGAGGTGTTCTGGCAGTTTGAAAAAGCGTGCGAAGGCATGAGTGAAGCTTGCGTAGCATTGGATTCGCCGGTAATCGGCGGTAACGTATCTTTCTACAATGAACGCAGTGGTGATGCGATCTATCCGACACCAACCGTCGGAATGGTAGGCTTGATCACTGATGTGGACCATATTACAACCCAAAACTTCAAGCACGAAGGGGACGCGATCATCCTGCTGGGTGAGACTTTCGCAGAACTCGGTGGCTCGGAATATCAAAAGATGGCGACAGGGTCTATCTCCGGTCGTCCTCCACAAATCGATCTGGCCAAAGAAGCAGCTGTACAAAAGCTGACATTGGCTGCGATCCGCAAAGGTCTTGTTAAGTCCGCTCATGACTTGTCCGAAGGTGGTCTGGGAGTGGCTCTGGCTGAATCCTGCTTCGGCGAAAACTTTGGTGCACAAGTGACACTGGAATCGGCATTGCGTCCAGACGTCCTCTTGTTCAGCGAGTCGCAATCTCGTATTTTGCTCAGCGCGTCTAACGATCAAGTAGAAGCATTGCTTGCACTGGCGGCTGAACACGGTGTGCCAGCTGGGCAAATCGGAACAACTGGCGGAGAAAGTCTGGTAATCAGCGTGAACGGTACAGAAGCGGTCAACGCTTCGATTCAAGAGGTGAAAGCAGCCTGGAAGGATGCGATTCCATGTTTGATCGGGTAA
- the purQ gene encoding phosphoribosylformylglycinamidine synthase subunit PurQ has translation MRVAVIVFPGSNADIDLHNAVEDVMGVPVDYVWHSDTDLSAYDAIFLPGGFSYGDYLRCGAVARFSPVMEQVVKAAEEGKLVMGICNGFQILTEVGLLPGALLRNRSLKFRCTLAGLRVDNNDTPFTRDYAAGEEIKIPIAHGEGNYYCDEETLAQLKAGNQIVFRYHGENPNGSLEDIAGICNERGNVLGMMPHPERSVHTWMTSDDGRRLFTSILKTWRERNSVTTHA, from the coding sequence ATGCGAGTAGCGGTTATCGTCTTTCCCGGCTCCAATGCCGACATCGATTTGCACAACGCGGTTGAAGACGTCATGGGAGTGCCGGTAGATTACGTATGGCACTCGGATACAGATCTCTCCGCCTATGATGCGATCTTTTTGCCAGGCGGTTTCTCCTATGGGGATTACCTGCGCTGTGGCGCCGTTGCCCGTTTTTCGCCGGTCATGGAACAAGTGGTGAAGGCGGCGGAGGAAGGCAAGCTGGTCATGGGGATTTGCAACGGATTCCAGATCCTTACCGAAGTGGGATTGTTGCCTGGTGCCCTTTTGCGCAACCGTTCCCTCAAGTTCCGTTGCACATTGGCAGGACTGCGAGTGGATAACAACGATACCCCCTTTACCCGCGACTATGCGGCAGGGGAAGAGATTAAAATTCCGATCGCCCATGGCGAAGGAAACTACTACTGTGATGAAGAGACATTGGCACAGCTCAAAGCGGGCAACCAGATTGTCTTCCGTTATCACGGTGAAAACCCGAATGGCTCTCTTGAAGATATTGCAGGCATTTGCAACGAACGTGGCAACGTTCTGGGCATGATGCCTCACCCTGAGCGTTCTGTCCATACATGGATGACTTCCGATGACGGACGCCGCTTGTTTACCTCGATCCTGAAGACGTGGAGGGAACGGAACAGTGTCACAACTCACGCATAA
- the purS gene encoding phosphoribosylformylglycinamidine synthase subunit PurS: MFKAVVYVTLRESVLDPQGHAVKGALHSLGFDEVNNVRIGKYMELELGTNDRAQAEERVREMSEKLLANTVVEDYRFEIVEG; the protein is encoded by the coding sequence ATGTTTAAAGCAGTTGTATACGTAACTTTGCGCGAGAGCGTTTTGGACCCGCAAGGTCATGCTGTGAAAGGTGCCCTGCATTCCCTCGGATTTGATGAAGTGAACAACGTGCGCATCGGTAAATACATGGAGCTCGAGCTGGGTACGAACGATCGCGCCCAAGCAGAAGAGCGCGTGCGTGAAATGTCTGAAAAGCTTCTTGCCAATACGGTGGTTGAAGACTATCGCTTTGAGATCGTGGAGGGCTAA
- the purC gene encoding phosphoribosylaminoimidazolesuccinocarboxamide synthase encodes MEKQEQLYEGKAKRIYRTSTPDQYWVEYKDDATAFNGEKRAQITGKGELNNRITAIFFTMLKERGIDNHFIRLLSATEQVVRKVEIIPLEVVVRNIAAGSLAKRLGMEEGTVLPQPVVEFYYKDDALGDPLVNASHIKVLGIASESDQATLERMGLAVNEVLRPYLRERNITLVDFKLEFGKTADGEILLADEISPDTCRFWDSETNEKLDKDRFRRDLGNVEEAYQEMLKRLGGDVHV; translated from the coding sequence GTGGAAAAACAGGAACAACTCTACGAAGGTAAGGCGAAACGTATTTATCGGACATCGACGCCTGATCAGTACTGGGTGGAGTATAAAGACGACGCAACAGCATTTAACGGAGAGAAAAGAGCGCAAATCACGGGTAAAGGTGAACTGAACAACCGGATTACTGCTATCTTTTTCACCATGCTAAAAGAGCGTGGGATCGACAACCATTTCATTCGCCTGTTGTCAGCCACTGAGCAGGTCGTTCGCAAAGTGGAAATTATCCCGTTGGAAGTAGTCGTCCGTAATATCGCAGCAGGATCATTGGCAAAACGACTGGGTATGGAAGAAGGAACAGTCCTCCCACAGCCTGTTGTCGAGTTCTACTACAAGGACGATGCTTTGGGGGATCCGCTGGTAAATGCCTCCCACATCAAAGTGTTGGGGATTGCGAGCGAAAGTGATCAGGCGACTCTGGAGCGCATGGGCTTGGCAGTTAATGAAGTACTGCGTCCATACTTGCGGGAGCGCAACATCACACTGGTCGATTTTAAATTGGAATTTGGCAAAACTGCGGACGGGGAAATTCTCCTCGCCGATGAAATATCGCCGGACACGTGCCGGTTCTGGGACTCCGAAACAAACGAAAAGCTGGATAAAGACCGCTTCCGCCGTGATTTGGGCAACGTAGAAGAAGCGTATCAAGAAATGCTGAAAAGATTGGGAGGAGACGTACATGTTTAA
- a CDS encoding iron-containing alcohol dehydrogenase: protein MFPFEVSFPTHIYFGVGELRRLGQAAKTLGKKALLVTGGNAAKRTGLLDRVQALLQEAEVESILFDKIEPNPRTATVDDGATLARQHACDFVLAVGGGSVMDASKAIAAAAQSGRPIYDYMRGNPSGTGKVLVPVQEALPLMTVPTVAATGSEANNISVLTHWDTHEKSSINGPALYPKIAILDPSITYTVPARVTAEACADIFSHLFESYLISAEGALVQDGVSETLIRLVVEHSLTAIEQPDNEEARSTLLWVSTLGISPFANAGRGAGMPLHGVEHPLSGIYDMAHGRGLAILSLPYFKQVILEDRPERLARMGRHCFGVTEEDDRTAAEATIEAVKNWYERMGITERLSDFGVTRDDLAGMAQEAVTIGGRGVGHLPSSRKLNAEDIVKIYEACL from the coding sequence ATGTTTCCCTTTGAGGTATCTTTTCCTACCCACATCTACTTTGGCGTTGGCGAACTAAGGCGTTTGGGCCAGGCTGCGAAGACATTGGGAAAAAAGGCGTTGCTCGTCACGGGAGGCAATGCTGCAAAGCGCACAGGACTACTCGATCGTGTGCAGGCGCTCTTGCAGGAAGCGGAAGTAGAAAGCATTCTTTTTGACAAAATCGAACCCAATCCGCGTACGGCTACCGTAGACGACGGAGCAACTCTCGCTCGTCAGCATGCGTGCGACTTTGTGCTGGCCGTTGGTGGTGGGTCCGTTATGGACGCTTCCAAGGCGATTGCTGCGGCTGCACAGTCTGGCCGTCCGATCTATGACTATATGCGCGGCAACCCAAGCGGCACGGGTAAAGTGCTCGTCCCTGTACAAGAGGCTTTGCCATTAATGACCGTCCCCACCGTTGCTGCAACTGGCTCTGAAGCCAATAACATCAGCGTGCTGACTCACTGGGACACTCACGAAAAGTCATCCATCAACGGGCCGGCTCTCTATCCAAAAATAGCGATACTCGATCCGTCGATCACGTATACCGTTCCCGCTCGCGTCACGGCCGAGGCTTGCGCGGACATTTTCTCTCATTTATTTGAAAGCTATCTGATCAGTGCAGAGGGTGCGCTTGTGCAAGACGGTGTGTCAGAGACACTCATCCGTCTGGTTGTAGAACACTCACTCACAGCCATCGAGCAACCTGACAACGAAGAAGCCCGCTCCACCCTGCTGTGGGTCAGCACATTAGGCATCAGTCCGTTTGCCAATGCGGGTCGAGGAGCAGGAATGCCTTTGCACGGAGTCGAGCATCCTTTGAGCGGTATCTACGATATGGCGCACGGTCGCGGACTCGCGATTTTGTCACTTCCTTATTTTAAACAGGTGATTCTGGAAGATCGCCCCGAACGACTGGCTCGCATGGGACGGCATTGTTTTGGGGTCACGGAAGAAGATGACCGGACTGCAGCTGAGGCTACGATCGAAGCGGTGAAAAACTGGTACGAACGCATGGGAATTACGGAGCGTCTCTCTGATTTTGGAGTCACGCGTGATGATCTGGCAGGCATGGCACAAGAGGCTGTGACCATTGGCGGACGCGGTGTCGGACATTTGCCCAGCTCTCGTAAACTGAATGCAGAAGACATCGTAAAGATCTACGAAGCCTGCTTATAA
- a CDS encoding aminopeptidase produces MADPRINELASRLVRYSLNLQKGEKVLIENTGLQPELVRALVRESFAVGALPLVTLKDQEVNRALYQGTSEEHMALMAKFEYDRMKDMDAYIAVRAYDNINEYADVPEDKMGIYSRVLYQPVHTNERVPNKRWVVLRYPNKSMAQLSSMSLEGFEDFYFSVCNLDYAKMSNAMTPLKELMERTDRVRIVGPKTDLRFSIKGINAIKCDGKRNIPDGEVYTAPVRDSVEGTIFYNAATNYNGISFTDVQFTFKEGKIVEATSSNTKALNDILDTDEGARYIGEFAIGFNPHILHPMLDILFDEKIAGSFHFTPGNAYTVADNGNRSSVHWDLVQIQRPEYGGGEIWFDDVLIRKDGRFVLPELEGLNPENLV; encoded by the coding sequence ATGGCAGATCCACGGATTAATGAATTAGCTAGCCGTCTTGTCCGCTACTCGCTCAATCTGCAAAAAGGAGAAAAGGTCCTGATCGAAAACACAGGCCTGCAACCTGAATTGGTTCGTGCTCTCGTACGCGAATCCTTTGCCGTAGGCGCCCTTCCTCTCGTCACCCTAAAAGACCAAGAAGTAAATCGCGCCTTGTACCAAGGAACAAGCGAAGAGCATATGGCATTGATGGCCAAATTTGAATACGACCGCATGAAAGACATGGATGCGTACATCGCCGTGCGCGCTTATGACAACATCAATGAATACGCTGACGTGCCTGAAGACAAAATGGGCATCTACTCACGCGTTCTGTACCAGCCTGTACATACAAATGAGCGTGTACCAAACAAGCGCTGGGTCGTTCTGCGCTATCCGAACAAATCGATGGCACAGCTGTCCAGTATGAGCCTGGAGGGCTTCGAGGACTTCTATTTCTCCGTCTGCAACCTGGACTATGCCAAGATGTCCAATGCAATGACGCCGCTGAAAGAACTGATGGAACGTACTGATCGCGTACGCATCGTTGGCCCGAAAACCGACCTGCGCTTCTCCATTAAAGGAATCAACGCGATCAAATGCGATGGCAAACGCAACATTCCTGACGGAGAAGTTTACACGGCACCTGTTCGTGATTCCGTCGAAGGGACCATCTTCTACAACGCTGCGACCAACTACAACGGCATTTCCTTTACCGATGTTCAATTCACGTTTAAAGAAGGAAAAATTGTAGAAGCTACCAGCTCCAACACCAAAGCCTTGAACGACATTCTCGATACCGACGAGGGTGCTCGCTACATCGGGGAATTTGCGATCGGCTTCAACCCGCACATCCTGCATCCGATGCTCGACATCCTGTTTGATGAAAAAATCGCCGGCAGCTTCCACTTCACGCCGGGGAATGCTTACACGGTGGCAGACAACGGCAACCGCTCCTCTGTCCATTGGGATTTGGTGCAAATCCAGCGTCCTGAATACGGCGGCGGCGAAATCTGGTTCGACGATGTACTGATCCGCAAAGACGGCCGTTTTGTCTTGCCAGAGCTCGAAGGATTGAACCCGGAGAATCTGGTGTAG
- a CDS encoding DUF169 domain-containing protein: protein MNAKELSQAIQTYVRTETFPVGVKIVKDEANLPAKVKLPSRDLGYQITICQAVGFSRRYGWSIAMNGADLSCPIAQVAFGYEEQLPFYSEGNLACGMYTDSLETGAKSEQDVPKLSAEESGYYVSFPLERAEVDPDVVVIYGNSAQVMRLVAGMLYKRGGSIPSTFSSRADCADIAIKPLQTGEPQVIVPCYGDRLFAQTQDHEMAFSFHFRDAAELVEGLAGTQKGGVRYPIPSFLRYQAEFPPTYQKLAGMFGEAKDKELSS from the coding sequence ATGAATGCAAAAGAATTGAGCCAAGCCATTCAAACCTATGTGAGAACGGAGACATTTCCAGTTGGCGTCAAAATCGTGAAGGATGAGGCCAATCTACCTGCAAAGGTAAAGCTACCTTCGCGCGATCTAGGCTACCAGATCACCATTTGCCAAGCCGTTGGTTTTTCCCGCCGCTATGGCTGGAGTATTGCCATGAATGGAGCGGACCTTTCCTGTCCCATCGCCCAAGTGGCATTTGGGTACGAAGAGCAGCTGCCTTTTTATTCAGAAGGAAATCTGGCCTGTGGCATGTACACCGACTCACTGGAAACAGGGGCAAAGAGCGAGCAGGACGTTCCCAAGCTATCTGCTGAAGAGAGCGGGTATTACGTATCGTTTCCTCTGGAGCGAGCGGAGGTAGACCCGGATGTCGTCGTCATTTACGGAAATTCGGCGCAAGTCATGAGGCTGGTCGCAGGAATGCTGTACAAGCGGGGCGGTTCGATCCCATCTACATTCTCCAGCCGGGCAGACTGTGCTGACATCGCGATCAAGCCTCTGCAAACCGGTGAACCGCAAGTCATCGTTCCCTGTTATGGCGATAGGCTGTTCGCGCAAACACAAGATCACGAGATGGCCTTTAGCTTCCATTTCCGCGATGCGGCAGAGCTCGTAGAAGGGCTGGCAGGCACACAAAAAGGCGGCGTACGCTATCCGATCCCATCCTTCCTACGCTATCAGGCAGAATTTCCTCCTACCTATCAAAAGCTGGCGGGTATGTTTGGGGAAGCGAAGGACAAAGAGCTGTCCTCGTAG